The following are from one region of the Treponema denticola genome:
- a CDS encoding FTR1 family iron permease, which produces MFNDSFKRFLSIFLIFFAFLFSVSAKEKEDLSTWTKIVEKMEIHLNNAYELYTQGKTREAYDEVNAAYFRYYESKGMEKITMSYLSGARKTAVENAFYEYRKNVKSDKDNEMIRAHKDALIAMLYHDAAELDGTSNDKGGSGKSAAVATFISCFVLILREGLEAILVIAAIIAYLVKTGKKKYISSVYIGALAGILVSIVLAFLFGLLAGAQSGIAQEVFEGIGMFVAVIVLFYVSNWMISKSETEAWERYIKKKVESSVSTGNKWVLIFAAFIAVAREGAELILFFQGVPVQGASGQRAMILAIVLSVIILAGVFLAFRFLSVKLPLKPFFTVTSILMYILCFSFTGKGVSELQAAGVVGKTIIPWMQSFELDFLGIYATYESLIPQIIVLITIIVFSSLYVKKNKKILAELKKKEEGGDN; this is translated from the coding sequence ATGTTTAATGATAGTTTTAAAAGATTTTTATCGATTTTTTTGATTTTCTTTGCTTTTTTGTTTTCTGTTTCAGCCAAAGAAAAAGAAGACTTGAGCACTTGGACTAAAATAGTCGAAAAAATGGAAATTCACCTGAATAATGCATACGAATTGTATACACAGGGGAAAACCCGTGAAGCCTATGATGAAGTAAATGCCGCTTATTTTAGATATTACGAATCCAAGGGAATGGAAAAGATAACGATGAGCTATCTTTCCGGTGCTCGCAAAACGGCTGTCGAAAATGCTTTTTATGAGTACAGGAAAAACGTAAAAAGCGATAAGGATAACGAAATGATAAGAGCTCATAAGGATGCTCTTATAGCAATGCTCTACCATGATGCAGCCGAGCTTGACGGCACTTCCAATGATAAGGGCGGGAGTGGGAAATCGGCGGCTGTTGCAACCTTTATTTCCTGCTTTGTGCTTATACTGCGTGAAGGCTTGGAAGCTATTTTGGTTATAGCGGCTATTATCGCTTATCTTGTAAAAACCGGAAAAAAGAAGTACATATCTTCCGTTTATATCGGAGCTCTTGCCGGTATTCTTGTAAGTATAGTTTTAGCTTTTTTATTCGGTTTATTGGCAGGTGCGCAAAGCGGCATAGCTCAAGAGGTTTTTGAAGGCATCGGAATGTTCGTTGCCGTAATAGTTTTGTTCTATGTAAGCAACTGGATGATTTCAAAATCGGAAACGGAAGCATGGGAAAGATATATTAAAAAGAAGGTTGAATCTTCGGTATCGACCGGTAATAAGTGGGTCTTGATTTTTGCTGCCTTTATTGCCGTAGCAAGAGAAGGAGCCGAACTTATTTTATTTTTCCAAGGAGTTCCCGTTCAAGGTGCAAGCGGTCAAAGAGCTATGATTTTAGCTATTGTATTATCGGTGATTATTTTAGCCGGTGTTTTCCTTGCATTTAGATTTTTAAGTGTAAAACTGCCCTTAAAGCCGTTTTTTACCGTAACAAGTATTTTGATGTACATACTTTGTTTTTCGTTTACGGGAAAGGGCGTTTCGGAATTGCAGGCTGCAGGTGTGGTCGGAAAGACTATAATCCCGTGGATGCAAAGTTTTGAGTTGGATTTTTTAGGCATATATGCAACCTATGAAAGCTTGATACCTCAAATAATAGTTTTAATTACGATTATTGTGTTTTCAAGTTTATATGTCAAAAAAAATAAAAAGATTCTTGCCGAATTAAAAAAGAAAGAAGAAGGCGGGGATAATTAA
- a CDS encoding NfeD family protein, whose translation MGWWSIWLLIGVLCIGLELIIPGLVIIFFGFGAVFTSVFSLIPFINQALWLQIIIFVIFSVLSLAFLRKKFTPIFKGTIFYSDKKSDKEGDEFADVIETVFHNKEGRIKYKGTTWSARSLSEEIHAGSMVRVLRREGLTYIVEKAEK comes from the coding sequence ATGGGATGGTGGTCTATCTGGCTTTTGATCGGTGTGTTGTGTATAGGCTTGGAGCTTATAATTCCCGGTCTTGTTATTATCTTCTTCGGCTTCGGAGCTGTTTTTACTTCCGTTTTTAGTTTAATTCCTTTTATTAATCAAGCTCTTTGGCTTCAAATAATAATATTTGTTATTTTTTCGGTTCTTTCTTTGGCTTTTTTGCGTAAAAAATTCACTCCTATTTTTAAGGGGACTATTTTCTATTCGGATAAAAAAAGCGACAAAGAAGGAGACGAATTTGCCGATGTTATTGAAACGGTTTTTCATAACAAGGAAGGCAGAATAAAGTATAAGGGTACGACATGGAGTGCCCGCTCCCTTTCGGAAGAAATTCATGCAGGCTCAATGGTCAGAGTCCTGAGGCGGGAAGGGCTTACCTACATTGTTGAAAAGGCTGAAAAATAA
- the aroH gene encoding chorismate mutase: MSLIKKLRALRGAVCCEDSEESISSAIVNLYSRILMENSLSEKNIVSIQFTVTSDIRALNPASALRRQGFAENTALFCALEPCMKGSLPKTIRILIYYYSRRKPRHIYMGGAEVLRPDWIRNTQVSLR, translated from the coding sequence ATGAGCTTGATAAAAAAATTAAGAGCCTTGCGCGGGGCTGTATGCTGTGAAGATAGTGAAGAAAGTATATCTTCGGCAATTGTAAACCTTTACAGCCGAATCTTGATGGAAAATTCCCTGTCTGAAAAGAACATAGTTTCAATACAATTTACGGTTACCTCAGATATAAGGGCTTTAAATCCTGCATCAGCCTTAAGAAGACAGGGCTTTGCAGAAAATACGGCCCTTTTTTGTGCTTTAGAGCCTTGTATGAAAGGCAGCTTACCTAAAACTATTAGAATTTTAATTTATTATTATTCAAGGAGAAAGCCGAGGCATATTTATATGGGCGGGGCTGAGGTTTTAAGACCTGATTGGATAAGAAATACGCAAGTAAGCTTAAGGTAA
- a CDS encoding ABC transporter ATP-binding protein codes for MNILTLTEISKIYGDLKALDKINLTVEEGEWLSIMGPSGSGKTTLMNIIGCMDKPSLGKIDLAGQDISKLSSKELTIVRRDMIGLVFQQFHLVNYLTALENVMMAQYYHSLPDEKEALDALESVGLKERAKHLPNQLSGGEQQRVCIARALINHPKLLLADEPTGNLDEKNEKLVMEIFEKLHNAGSTIIVVTHDPEVADQAERMVVLEHGKIARIEKMSRVRPSRGENV; via the coding sequence ATGAATATTTTAACCTTAACCGAAATTTCAAAAATATATGGAGATCTAAAAGCCCTCGATAAAATAAATTTAACGGTTGAAGAAGGAGAGTGGCTTTCCATAATGGGGCCTTCGGGTTCAGGTAAAACCACATTGATGAACATAATCGGCTGTATGGATAAGCCTTCTTTAGGAAAAATTGATTTGGCTGGTCAGGACATTTCAAAACTTTCTTCTAAAGAATTAACGATAGTCAGGCGGGATATGATAGGTTTGGTTTTTCAACAATTTCACCTTGTAAACTATCTTACAGCTCTTGAAAATGTTATGATGGCCCAGTATTATCACAGCCTCCCCGATGAAAAGGAAGCTCTTGATGCCCTTGAAAGTGTGGGCTTAAAAGAAAGAGCCAAGCATCTGCCTAATCAATTATCGGGAGGAGAACAGCAGCGTGTCTGTATTGCCCGTGCTCTGATAAATCATCCCAAGCTCCTGCTTGCCGATGAACCTACGGGAAACCTTGACGAAAAGAATGAAAAACTTGTAATGGAAATTTTTGAAAAGCTCCATAATGCGGGAAGCACCATCATAGTTGTAACCCATGATCCTGAGGTTGCAGATCAGGCTGAACGGATGGTTGTTCTTGAGCACGGTAAAATAGCAAGAATTGAAAAAATGAGCAGGGTAAGACCCTCAAGAGGAGAGAATGTATGA
- a CDS encoding ABC transporter permease: MTKNKMYFKMIMSSLLRRRSRMLVALLAIAIGSTVLSGLLTIYYDIPRQMGTVFRSYGANMIFLPSESDAKIKKEQIDKIKKEIDSGKLVGFAPYIYKPAKVNEQPYMIAATDLISAKNNSPYWLVRGQWPDKKKEVLIGHEISKAIGLSIGDNFIVNTPKPDGDVTVNEFKVSGIVTTGGVEEEFIFMSLDDIKNIVGYNDAFDVIECSIDGNRDYLNLIAEKVSNDVKGITPRLVKRVTESQDTVLSKLQALVWIVTIIVLFLTMICVTTTMMAVVVERRKEIGLKKALGASNKSVVIDFLGEAVMLGLMGGILGIGLGYLFANNVSISVFAREVSFPIRLAPFTVISSIVITIVASLFPVRATVDVDPALVLRGE, from the coding sequence ATGACTAAAAATAAGATGTATTTTAAAATGATAATGAGTTCTTTATTGCGGCGCCGTTCAAGAATGTTGGTAGCTTTGCTGGCTATTGCAATCGGTTCAACCGTTTTATCGGGCTTATTGACTATTTACTACGACATTCCGCGGCAGATGGGAACGGTATTCCGCTCTTATGGGGCAAATATGATATTTCTTCCTTCCGAAAGCGATGCAAAAATAAAAAAAGAGCAAATCGATAAAATTAAAAAAGAAATCGATTCAGGCAAACTTGTAGGTTTTGCTCCTTATATTTACAAACCTGCAAAGGTAAACGAGCAGCCCTATATGATAGCAGCTACCGATCTTATAAGTGCAAAGAACAATAGTCCATATTGGCTTGTACGCGGACAATGGCCTGACAAAAAAAAGGAAGTTTTAATCGGCCATGAAATAAGTAAGGCCATAGGTTTATCCATAGGAGATAATTTTATTGTAAACACTCCGAAACCTGACGGAGATGTAACCGTAAACGAGTTTAAGGTTTCGGGCATAGTTACAACAGGGGGTGTCGAAGAAGAATTTATCTTTATGAGCCTTGATGATATAAAAAATATTGTCGGCTATAATGATGCCTTCGATGTAATTGAGTGCAGTATTGACGGAAACAGGGATTATCTTAATTTAATTGCCGAAAAAGTTTCAAATGATGTAAAAGGTATTACCCCCCGTCTTGTAAAGCGTGTTACCGAATCTCAGGATACGGTTTTAAGTAAACTTCAGGCCCTTGTTTGGATTGTTACCATTATTGTTTTATTTTTGACTATGATATGTGTTACCACTACCATGATGGCCGTAGTTGTGGAACGCAGAAAAGAAATAGGCTTAAAAAAAGCTTTAGGTGCTTCAAATAAAAGTGTTGTTATAGATTTTTTGGGAGAAGCGGTTATGCTTGGGCTCATGGGCGGTATTTTAGGAATAGGGCTCGGTTACTTATTTGCAAATAATGTAAGTATAAGTGTCTTTGCAAGAGAAGTTTCCTTTCCCATAAGGCTGGCACCTTTTACCGTAATTTCTTCCATCGTTATAACTATTGTTGCTTCCCTCTTTCCCGTAAGGGCAACTGTGGATGTTGACCCTGCTCTTGTTTTGCGCGGAGAGTAA
- the rpmE gene encoding 50S ribosomal protein L31, with translation MKKDIHPKYEETTVTCACGNVINTRSTVKDIKVEICSQCHPFFTGKQKLVDTAGRIDRFKKRYNIKD, from the coding sequence ATGAAAAAAGATATTCATCCGAAATATGAAGAAACAACCGTTACTTGCGCTTGCGGAAACGTAATAAATACGCGTTCTACAGTAAAAGATATCAAGGTTGAAATCTGCTCTCAGTGTCATCCTTTTTTTACGGGAAAACAAAAGCTTGTTGACACTGCAGGACGAATTGATCGCTTTAAGAAACGATACAATATTAAAGACTAA
- the sdaAA gene encoding L-serine ammonia-lyase, iron-sulfur-dependent, subunit alpha has product MKTKTIEYKKIEDLIQKAAENSLRISDIILEDQSSALEETKEQCFERMQEHLNVMLEAIDKGTNPDIRSTSGLTGGDAYKIYERSENGKALCGPLLANGIRMAMAVSELNASMGKIVAAPTAGSCGILPGAIGAVLKTKDVKKEDAVMSLFTAGAIGMVIANTASISGAEGGCQAECGSASAMAAGAIVEMCGGTPEMVGHATAIALKCILGLVCDPVAGLVEVPCVKRNASGVSLAFTAAELALAGIKSAIPVDEVIIAMKKVGDSMPSALRETAEGGLACTATGKRLQKEIFGKTL; this is encoded by the coding sequence ATGAAAACAAAAACAATAGAGTATAAAAAAATAGAAGACCTGATACAAAAAGCAGCCGAAAACTCTTTAAGAATTTCGGATATCATTTTAGAAGACCAAAGCTCCGCCCTTGAAGAAACTAAGGAACAGTGCTTTGAGAGAATGCAGGAGCATTTAAACGTAATGCTTGAAGCAATTGACAAAGGAACAAACCCGGATATACGCTCTACAAGCGGGCTTACGGGCGGAGATGCCTATAAAATATACGAAAGATCGGAAAACGGAAAAGCACTCTGCGGCCCACTCCTTGCTAACGGCATAAGAATGGCAATGGCCGTTTCCGAATTAAATGCTTCAATGGGAAAAATAGTCGCAGCCCCCACTGCCGGCTCTTGCGGTATTCTCCCCGGTGCAATCGGAGCCGTTCTAAAAACAAAGGATGTAAAAAAAGAAGATGCAGTTATGTCTCTTTTTACGGCGGGAGCTATCGGCATGGTTATAGCCAACACGGCTTCCATTTCGGGAGCTGAAGGCGGATGTCAAGCCGAATGCGGCTCAGCCTCAGCCATGGCAGCAGGAGCTATAGTGGAAATGTGCGGAGGAACACCTGAAATGGTAGGCCATGCAACGGCTATTGCGCTTAAATGTATCTTGGGTCTTGTTTGCGACCCTGTAGCAGGCTTGGTTGAAGTTCCTTGTGTAAAACGGAATGCTTCGGGTGTAAGTTTGGCCTTTACGGCAGCAGAGCTTGCCCTGGCAGGAATCAAAAGTGCTATTCCCGTAGACGAGGTTATAATAGCCATGAAAAAAGTCGGAGATTCCATGCCTTCAGCCTTGAGAGAAACTGCCGAAGGAGGTCTCGCCTGTACAGCCACAGGCAAAAGACTTCAAAAAGAAATATTCGGAAAAACTTTATAA
- a CDS encoding ABC transporter ATP-binding protein, which translates to MLLKTKSLSKSFARGRNSFFAVKNVDFSISASDFVFIVGRSGSGKTTFLNLISGILDPTQGQVFFEDEDISSMNDIDKSFYRNESIGFVPQSLAYLSNLSVFDNVRVPFFLFKRDGDSEGRALSLLDLMDIAHLKNEMPQNLSGGEIKRMLIARALMNSPKLLIADEPTANLDKETSETVMNLIKSVNKLGTAVLIVTHDFEILSENSTIYRMNDGELTKT; encoded by the coding sequence ATGCTTTTAAAAACAAAATCTCTTTCCAAATCCTTTGCAAGAGGCAGGAATTCTTTTTTTGCAGTAAAAAATGTAGACTTTTCCATTTCGGCTTCCGATTTTGTATTCATTGTAGGGCGTTCGGGTTCGGGAAAAACAACCTTTCTTAATTTGATATCCGGTATTTTAGATCCTACCCAAGGGCAGGTCTTTTTTGAAGATGAAGATATTTCATCTATGAATGATATCGATAAGAGCTTTTACCGAAACGAGTCGATAGGCTTTGTTCCTCAGTCATTGGCTTATTTGTCGAATCTTTCGGTATTTGATAATGTAAGGGTTCCGTTTTTTTTATTTAAAAGGGACGGAGACAGTGAGGGCAGGGCTTTAAGCCTCTTGGACTTGATGGATATAGCTCATTTAAAGAACGAGATGCCTCAAAATTTATCCGGCGGAGAAATAAAGCGAATGTTGATAGCAAGGGCTCTTATGAATTCTCCTAAATTACTTATTGCAGACGAACCTACGGCAAATCTTGACAAGGAAACTTCTGAAACGGTTATGAATCTTATAAAAAGTGTTAATAAACTAGGAACCGCCGTTTTGATTGTAACACATGATTTTGAAATTTTAAGTGAGAATAGTACCATATATAGAATGAATGATGGAGAATTAACGAAAACTTGA
- a CDS encoding iron transporter produces the protein MKKTLSCIFALLAIAFVITSCEKKEAVQQAAKPAPTEEKTAAPKPHEEGAAGFDEFPIGDEQDAGILTVAGVYFQPVDMEPAGNSLSKNEADCHMEADISANEKGATLGYGAGDFVPYLHVKAYIQKVGSSKVQEVAFMPMNASDGPHYGANVKFEEGLGKYNIKFEIKAPGNDYLLHVDKETGVTGRFWTEPIVVEWKDFEWTGPQW, from the coding sequence ATGAAAAAAACTTTATCTTGTATTTTTGCATTGCTTGCAATTGCTTTTGTAATTACATCATGCGAAAAAAAAGAAGCGGTACAGCAGGCTGCGAAACCTGCTCCTACTGAAGAGAAAACGGCTGCCCCTAAACCCCACGAGGAAGGCGCTGCCGGTTTTGACGAGTTCCCCATCGGCGATGAGCAAGATGCCGGAATATTAACGGTTGCAGGTGTTTATTTTCAGCCTGTAGATATGGAACCTGCCGGTAACAGTTTGTCAAAGAACGAAGCTGATTGCCACATGGAAGCCGATATTTCTGCCAATGAAAAAGGCGCAACATTGGGTTACGGTGCCGGCGACTTTGTTCCTTACTTACATGTTAAGGCTTACATCCAAAAAGTAGGTTCTTCAAAGGTACAGGAAGTTGCATTTATGCCGATGAATGCCAGTGACGGACCTCACTATGGTGCTAACGTAAAATTTGAAGAAGGCTTAGGTAAGTACAATATCAAGTTTGAAATTAAGGCACCGGGAAATGATTATCTTCTTCATGTCGACAAAGAAACAGGCGTTACCGGACGTTTCTGGACGGAACCCATCGTTGTTGAATGGAAAGATTTTGAATGGACAGGACCTCAGTGGTAA
- the sdaAB gene encoding L-serine ammonia-lyase, iron-sulfur-dependent subunit beta has product MDIFDIIGPIMIGPSSSHTAGAVRIGYLTRVLLAEPAIKARVYLHGSFASTYKGHGTDRAIAAGIMGMKPENERIRNSLTLAKEQGLDITFEPIDIPNAHPNTALIEVTGIDGKELSVQGSSIGGGNILITKINGKPVELSGKNPTLVVEYKDIPGRIAAITSVTAKHKINISQIHIGRDYRGGTATMCLQMDGLSVGPDLKDDILNIEHIYNVILIQPV; this is encoded by the coding sequence ATGGATATCTTTGATATTATAGGCCCGATTATGATAGGGCCGTCCAGTTCGCATACGGCAGGAGCCGTAAGAATAGGCTATTTAACAAGGGTTCTTCTTGCAGAACCTGCTATAAAAGCAAGAGTGTACTTACACGGGTCTTTTGCCTCCACCTATAAGGGGCACGGTACCGACAGGGCTATTGCAGCAGGTATTATGGGAATGAAACCCGAAAACGAGCGTATCAGAAACAGCTTAACCCTTGCAAAAGAACAAGGTTTGGACATTACCTTCGAGCCCATCGACATTCCTAATGCCCACCCAAACACGGCATTGATTGAAGTTACCGGTATTGACGGAAAGGAGCTTTCCGTGCAAGGCTCATCCATAGGGGGCGGGAATATTCTAATTACCAAAATAAACGGAAAACCTGTAGAGTTAAGCGGTAAAAACCCTACACTGGTAGTAGAATATAAAGATATCCCAGGAAGAATAGCCGCCATAACAAGCGTAACGGCAAAACACAAGATAAATATTTCGCAAATTCATATCGGAAGAGATTACCGAGGGGGAACCGCCACAATGTGCCTTCAAATGGACGGTTTAAGCGTAGGCCCCGATTTAAAGGATGATATTTTAAACATAGAGCATATTTACAATGTCATCTTAATTCAGCCTGTATAA
- a CDS encoding ABC transporter permease, protein MFWRMIAGALFRQKGKMVMIAFTIALGASLSTSMLNTMLGVGDKVNQELKTYGANINVAHKESSLLDDIYGEESGNTKKFLKEDELYKIKTIFWAYNIVDYAPFLNVQVDYDGADKPVRLSGTWFDFRIDLHTGQEVITGIRRMRTWWEVNGNWVSDDDNSSCMVGSLFAGRNNLKVGDEIKLTSAAASKTLKVSAIFNSGSNEDEVIFTTLHTAQEFLGKTNVCESIEVSALTTPDNDLARKAARNPLSLTIKEMEIWYCTAYVSSICYQIQEVITDAVAKPIRQVAESEGAILNKTSLLMLLITILSLIASALGISNLVTASVMDRRAEIGLKKAIGASNTAVTVSVLTEVMVIGIIGGAAGYFVGLGLTQIIGRSVFGSAIPPAPMVIPIVVLIIFLITLLGSFPSVRYLLKLNPTEVLHGK, encoded by the coding sequence ATGTTTTGGAGAATGATAGCGGGGGCGCTTTTTAGACAAAAAGGAAAAATGGTGATGATAGCTTTTACCATTGCCCTAGGCGCAAGTCTTTCAACTTCTATGCTTAACACAATGCTTGGTGTAGGAGATAAGGTAAACCAAGAGCTTAAAACTTATGGAGCCAATATCAATGTTGCTCATAAAGAATCTTCTCTTTTAGATGATATTTACGGAGAAGAATCCGGAAACACAAAAAAATTCTTAAAAGAAGATGAATTGTATAAAATTAAAACCATATTTTGGGCATACAATATTGTCGATTATGCACCTTTTTTAAATGTGCAAGTAGATTATGACGGAGCGGATAAACCTGTCCGCCTGTCGGGTACATGGTTCGATTTTAGAATAGACTTGCATACCGGGCAGGAAGTTATAACCGGAATAAGAAGAATGCGTACATGGTGGGAAGTAAACGGAAACTGGGTTTCGGATGATGATAATTCTTCCTGTATGGTAGGAAGTCTTTTTGCAGGAAGGAATAACTTAAAAGTAGGGGACGAGATAAAACTTACAAGTGCTGCAGCCTCTAAAACTTTAAAAGTCTCTGCAATTTTTAATTCGGGAAGCAATGAAGATGAGGTAATTTTTACTACATTGCATACGGCCCAAGAATTTTTAGGAAAGACAAATGTTTGTGAAAGCATCGAGGTAAGTGCTTTGACGACTCCCGATAATGATTTGGCAAGAAAGGCCGCAAGAAACCCGTTAAGTTTAACGATAAAAGAAATGGAAATATGGTATTGCACCGCCTATGTAAGCAGTATTTGTTATCAGATTCAGGAAGTTATAACGGATGCGGTTGCAAAGCCGATAAGACAGGTGGCCGAATCCGAGGGTGCTATCTTAAATAAGACAAGCTTGTTAATGCTTTTAATTACCATTTTAAGTTTGATCGCTTCAGCTCTCGGTATTTCAAACTTGGTAACGGCGAGTGTTATGGATAGAAGGGCTGAAATCGGCTTAAAAAAAGCAATCGGGGCAAGTAATACGGCCGTTACCGTTTCGGTTTTAACTGAGGTTATGGTAATAGGAATTATCGGCGGTGCCGCCGGATATTTTGTAGGGTTGGGTTTAACGCAGATAATAGGCCGAAGCGTTTTCGGTTCTGCAATTCCGCCGGCTCCCATGGTTATTCCCATTGTAGTGCTTATCATTTTTTTGATTACCCTTTTGGGAAGTTTTCCGTCGGTAAGATATTTATTAAAGCTAAACCCCACGGAAGTTTTGCACGGAAAATAA
- a CDS encoding FMN-binding protein, whose amino-acid sequence MKNYKIILTALCFICIFSCSKTETKKSIKYKDGVYKSFANIKDDWGGTAEVEIKIEEGKIVECTFLSYEKNGNLKGPEYGKVDGVIKNMGLYKIAQASVLKAAEYGQKLIETQNIDDVDVIAGASISYKLFKDAVENALQGAMQNAKEN is encoded by the coding sequence ATGAAAAATTATAAAATTATTTTGACTGCACTGTGTTTTATCTGTATTTTTTCTTGTTCAAAAACGGAAACAAAGAAGAGTATAAAATACAAAGACGGCGTCTATAAGTCTTTTGCCAATATTAAAGATGATTGGGGCGGAACAGCCGAGGTTGAAATAAAAATTGAAGAAGGTAAGATTGTCGAGTGTACGTTTTTGTCTTACGAAAAAAACGGCAATCTAAAAGGGCCTGAATACGGAAAGGTTGATGGAGTTATAAAAAATATGGGCCTTTATAAAATTGCTCAAGCCTCTGTTTTAAAAGCTGCGGAGTACGGTCAAAAATTAATTGAAACTCAAAATATTGATGATGTCGATGTAATTGCCGGAGCTTCAATTTCTTATAAACTGTTTAAAGATGCGGTTGAAAATGCATTGCAGGGTGCAATGCAAAATGCAAAAGAAAATTAA
- a CDS encoding DUF4418 family protein, translated as MKRYIFSALIIIIGLLVLFAPFGFAHVCHPKADGSFMKCHWMGEAVRLLGGLIALSGLAFFICKKSRFGISVYNIGMGVSLILLETLVIGTCKHPNMSCNIYTKPIVILLAIALITVSLVYVFLSRKEKVE; from the coding sequence ATGAAAAGATATATATTCAGTGCTCTTATTATTATAATCGGTTTATTGGTTTTATTTGCTCCATTCGGCTTTGCCCATGTATGTCATCCTAAGGCTGACGGCAGTTTTATGAAATGTCATTGGATGGGAGAAGCTGTGAGGTTGTTAGGGGGGCTGATAGCCTTATCAGGACTTGCTTTTTTTATTTGTAAAAAATCGCGCTTTGGAATATCCGTCTACAATATCGGAATGGGAGTAAGTCTTATTTTACTTGAAACCCTTGTTATCGGTACCTGTAAACACCCAAATATGAGCTGCAATATTTATACAAAGCCTATAGTTATTCTATTGGCCATTGCTTTGATTACGGTAAGCCTTGTTTATGTTTTTCTTTCACGCAAAGAAAAAGTTGAGTAA
- a CDS encoding Fe-S-containing protein, which produces MFWRCTILKFYIRVIEAGIGFALVLAVVFASFRTQRPEKKRYIVFLGILTGFIGSIVSAILRSIPNYINRTNFAFWSMIPVSIFFLLLIVLLLFKTKAKKSLLYENIFGTTVFLYTAATIFYYLPVIITLSTTLVNYGESAVSTLVLYRLIGYLLGIVFIVLASLSIYKTLIKLSDIELNITVIASLCILGITQIVVIIQRLYSLRIIPRNNFIFWFIAMVVNNGNFFIFAVIVFIMFAPILLWKKNIKITESYNNNAELRKIKAKKRNAKRWARFSLSLLVISVFSLSFLRFYVDREVPLSPPENYTIADGMAVISLEQLEDDKLHRYEYVTEQGISMRFIAIKKSEGAYGVGLDACDICGPSGYFERNNEVICKLCDVVMNKATIGFPGGCNPVPIPYIVHDGNIKIKISDLESEAHRFK; this is translated from the coding sequence ATGTTTTGGAGGTGCACCATTTTAAAATTTTATATAAGGGTTATTGAAGCAGGCATAGGCTTTGCCTTAGTTCTTGCAGTTGTTTTTGCTTCATTTAGAACCCAAAGACCCGAAAAAAAACGGTATATTGTTTTTTTAGGTATACTCACAGGATTTATCGGCAGTATTGTTTCTGCAATATTAAGATCTATTCCTAATTACATAAATAGAACCAATTTTGCTTTTTGGTCGATGATTCCCGTAAGTATATTTTTCTTACTTTTAATTGTTCTTTTACTGTTTAAAACAAAAGCGAAAAAATCTTTATTGTACGAAAATATTTTTGGCACAACTGTTTTTTTATATACGGCTGCAACAATATTTTATTATCTTCCCGTTATAATAACTCTTTCTACAACCTTGGTTAATTACGGCGAAAGTGCGGTAAGCACCCTCGTTTTATATAGACTTATAGGCTACTTGCTCGGAATAGTTTTTATTGTTCTTGCAAGTCTTTCAATTTATAAAACCTTAATAAAGTTATCCGATATCGAATTAAATATTACCGTAATAGCTTCTCTTTGTATTTTAGGGATAACTCAAATTGTGGTAATAATCCAGCGTTTATATTCTTTAAGAATAATTCCGCGGAATAATTTTATTTTTTGGTTTATTGCAATGGTGGTGAATAACGGAAACTTTTTTATATTTGCTGTCATTGTGTTTATAATGTTTGCTCCGATTCTTTTATGGAAAAAAAATATTAAAATTACCGAATCATATAATAACAATGCCGAATTAAGAAAAATAAAAGCAAAAAAACGTAATGCAAAAAGGTGGGCTCGATTTTCTTTAAGCCTTTTAGTGATTTCGGTTTTTTCTTTATCTTTTTTGCGTTTTTATGTAGACAGAGAAGTTCCTTTGTCACCGCCTGAAAATTATACGATTGCAGACGGTATGGCTGTTATTTCTTTAGAGCAGTTGGAAGATGATAAACTTCACCGCTATGAATATGTAACGGAACAAGGTATCAGTATGCGTTTTATTGCCATAAAAAAAAGTGAAGGTGCTTACGGTGTAGGCCTTGATGCATGCGATATATGCGGCCCCAGCGGTTATTTTGAACGGAATAATGAAGTAATTTGCAAACTTTGCGATGTCGTTATGAATAAGGCTACCATAGGTTTTCCCGGAGGATGCAATCCTGTTCCGATTCCTTATATTGTGCATGACGGGAATATTAAAATAAAGATATCAGACCTTGAGTCCGAGGCTCATCGTTTTAAATAG